The Fulvia fulva chromosome 6, complete sequence genome includes a window with the following:
- a CDS encoding Short chain dehydrogenase gsfE, with protein sequence MAKVALITGGNGITGSAIIEYLATQTTAEEWSQIVVTSRSRFQTTVSDPRIKFVALDFTKEPKSLADLMKDSCAAVTHAYFSSYVHKDDFAELNTANQALFENFLAALLQVAPKLENCTLQTGGKYYNVHLQAVASPAREEDPRIGRTEDNFYYSQEDFLAAKQAGQNWSWNVIRPEAIIGHTGKPNGMNSALTYALYFLVCRELGREAPMPTNQIYRNGADDCSDSGLIAHFSVWASTNPKCANEAFNVVNGDYFQWRYMWPRIASYLGATASSNPKFQKPIPQEGSVQQEFSLAEWAADKRPVWDGLCDRLGRPEAKATWDAGTWQYQDWVFHRAWSATIAFNKAREYGFTGYRNSYKSIVGAFDRFREAKQIPA encoded by the coding sequence ATGGCCAAAGTTGCGTTGATCACCGGCGGAAACGGTATCACGGGCTCAGCAATCATCGAATACCTGGCGACGCAGACAACTGCAGAGGAATGGAGCCAGATTGTCGTAACTTCGCGATCACGATTCCAGACGACGGTCTCGGATCCTAGAATCAAGTTCGTGGCCCTGGACTTCACCAAAGAGCCCAAGTCTCTCGCAGATCTCATGAAGGATTCATGCGCCGCCGTCACCCATGCCTACTTCTCATCGTATGTGCACAAGGACGACTTCGCAGAGCTCAACACTGCAAACCAAGCCTTATTCGAAAATTTCCTCGCAGCGCTCCTGCAAGTCGCGCCCAAGCTGGAGAACTGTACACTGCAGACTGGTGGAAAGTACTATAATGTGCACCTCCAGGCCGTCGCATCTCCAGCTAGGGAAGAGGATCCACGCATTGGTCGGACGGAAGACAATTTCTATTATTCCCAAGAGGACTTCCTAGCAGCGAAGCAGGCCGGTCAGAATTGGAGCTGGAATGTTATCCGGCCGGAGGCAATCATTGGGCATACGGGCAAGCCTAATGGCATGAACTCCGCGCTCACATATGCCCTTTACTTCCTCGTTTGCCGGGAGCTTGGACGCGAGGCACCAATGCCCACGAATCAGATTTACAGGAACGGCGCGGATGACTGTAGCGACTCAGGACTCATCGCCCATTTCAGCGTCTGGGCTTCCACCAACCCCAAATGCGCCAATGAAGCCTTCAATGTCGTGAATGGGGACTACTTCCAGTGGCGATATATGTGGCCTCGCATTGCCAGCTACCTAGGCGCCACGGCGTCTTCTAATCCTAAGTTCCAGAAGCCCATTCCACAGGAAGGTTCGGTCCAACAGGAGTTCAGCCTCGCAGAGTGGGCGGCAGACAAGCGCCCTGTGTGGGACGGCTTGTGCGACAGACTCGGGAGGCCCGAGGCAAAGGCTACCTGGGACGCTGGAACTTGGCAGTACCAGGACTGGGTGTTCCACAGGGCTTGGAGTGCTACCATTGCGTTCAACAAAGCGCGAGAGTACGGATTTACCGGCTATAGGAATTCGTATAAGTCAATTGTGGGCGCTTTTGACCGTTTCAGAGAAGCGAAGCAGATTCCCGCGTAG
- a CDS encoding 2,4-dichlorophenol 6-monooxygenase has protein sequence MEQIPILIIGAGPAGATLALLLGQLGIKTIFVSRHRGAANTPRAHIFNQRAMEVLRDAGLESRMKGVASPSRHMEHTSWSNTLSGGEYGRMLSWGNKPTERGRYDTASPCQMFDLPQSYMEPILVDEAVKAGAEVRFGHEFVSLEQNAEGVSVTLKDRNDDRRYQVNCQYLVGADGARSPVIEAVNIPCTGRTINDAFNVHIEADPSKYMVNRPGSLNWVLNTDAPDWSAAGNFRMVRPWTEWVVSMHPSTKDGKSFDPSPEQILRRLHQMIGNNTVPIKILSSFRWTINDLVANTWQKDRVLCIGDAVHRHPPINGLGSNTCISDAFNLAWKLAYVLKRYAAPSLLATLTTERKPVGDGVVRRANEGMEAHRNLWAVLGLTADARQQAMLKLERNDVEGTRARKELSKAFESTDDELQALGIQMNQVYLGSSATAVNEDDQPPDETGMNRLKEVIISTYPGYHLPHVWVCASGQSPRVSILDLCGRGQFALFTGRGGERWINAATQLSGQAGNPPIVAHKRVRTVEEEGVVLVRPDHFVAWRYPTSSAEAKTLLQRALDQVLAKVPR, from the exons ATGGAGCAAATACCGATCCTGATCATCGGCGCCGGCCCAGCAGGAGCAACGCTGGCTCTCCTGCTGGGACAACTAGGTATCAAGACCATCTTCGTATCCCGACACCGCGGCGCCGCAAATACACCACGAGCACACATCTTCAACCAGCGGGCCATGGAGGTATTGAGAGACGCCGGGCTCGAGTCTCGCATGAAAGGAGTAGCGAGTCCCTCTCGCCACATGGAGCACACCTCCTGGTCCAACACTCTGTCCGGCGGGGAGTACGGTCGGATGTTGTCGTGGGGCAACAAGCCAACAGAAAGGGGTCGCTATGATACTGCAAGCCCTTGCCAAATGTTCGATCTTCCGCAGAGCTATATGGAGCCAATCTTGGTGGACGAAGCTGTAAAAGCGGGTGCGGAGGTACGGTTTGGTCATGAATTTGTCTCTCTGGAGCAGAACGCCGAGGGAGTGTCCGTTACATTGAAGGACAGAAACGACGACCGACGCTATCAGGTCAATTGTCAGTATCTTGTTGGCGCGGACGGAGCCCGTAGCCCTGTGATAGAGGCCGTGAACATACCTTGTACCGGAAGAACCATCAACGACGCTTTCAACGTCCACATTGAAGCCGACCCGTCCAAGTATATGGTCAATCGGCCAGGTAGTCTCAACTGGGTGCTCAATACAGACGCACCCGACTGGTCCGCAGCAGGGAACTTCCGAATGGTTCGTCCTTGGACTGAGTGGGTTGTGTCGATGCATCCATCCACCAAAGATGGCAAGTCCTTCGATCCCTCGCCGGAACAAATCCTGCGCCGGTTGCACCAGATGATCGGGAACAACACAGTACCCATCAAGATTCTTTCCAGCTTTCGGTGGACTATCAATGACCTCGTTGCCAACACCTGGCAGAAGGATCGTGTCCTTTGCATTGGAGATGCTGTGCACCGGCATCCACCTATCAACGGATTGGGAAGCAACACCTGTATATCTGACGCTTTCAACCTGGCATGGAAACTTGCCTATGTGCTGAAGCGGTATGCCGCACCATCGTTGCTGGCCACATTAACTACAGAGCGGAAGCCGGTAGGCGACGGCGTTGTGCGTCGAGCCAATGAGGGAATGGAGGCGCATCGAAACCTTTGGGCCGTGCTAGGACTGACTGCGGATGCTCGGCAACAAGCCATGCTCAAGCTGGAGAGGAACGATGTCGAAGGCACGAGGGCACGGAAAGAGCTTTCGAAAGCTTTCGAGAGTACAGACGATGAGCTCCAAGCTCTCGGTATCCAGATGAATCAGGTTTATCTTGGGTCCTCAGCAACCGCGGTTAATGAAGATGATCAGCCTCCTGACGAGACAGGCATGAATCGCCTCAAAGAAGTGATCATATCGACGTATCCAGGATATCATCTGCCGCACGTCTGGGTTTGCGCAAGCGGACAGAGCCCGAGGGTTTCTATCCTGGATCTCTGCGGCCGCGGACAGTTTGCTCTGTTCACTGGCCGCGGTGGAGAACGTTGGATCAATGCAGCGACTCAGCTGAGTGGACAAGCCGGTAACCCTCCGATTGTTGCGCATA AGCGTGTGCGGACTGTCGAGGAAGAGGGTGTCGTCTTAGTTCGACCAGACCACTTTGTGGCTTGGAGATACCCTACTTCGTCTGCTGAAGCCAAGACTTTGCTACAGCGAGCCTTGGACCAGGTGCTGGCCAAAGTGCCTCGGTAG